A region from the Bdellovibrio bacteriovorus genome encodes:
- a CDS encoding methyl-accepting chemotaxis protein: MLDRIWKTRSYRYKTLALLIVAILPLWAIVLFYVLPLVRDNMYEDRKVAIRSTVDIATKIIEHKYELFQKKEITEDQAKDQALAAIKALRYSGNEYFWINDLHPRMMMHPIKPELDGKDLSDMKDPNGFKLFVEFARIGQTAEAEGFANYMWPKPGSPQPEPKISFVRQFKPWQWIVGSGVYVDDVEKAVATFRDKVLIGFSLAFVLAFALFYVFASRLMNFLAQTVSETNTASQQVLEASNMLSTAGQNVAQGAVESAARIEETLRSVTDLNEIVKANQDRAKTAAELAKTSEVGASEGAHEVKKLIEAITVMSKISGEITSAMDIIDDIAFQTNLLALNAAVEAARAGEQGKGFAVVAEAVRGLALKSASAAKEVKTVITSSVEQTRVSLELAEKSDKVLDGIVSSVQKVTVLNQEISETSTHQSDGIKAIHEAMGSLERQTQAFSAAAEETAATSEEMSAQANTLQHMVNNMASEVIGKKAA; the protein is encoded by the coding sequence ATGTTGGATCGTATTTGGAAAACGCGGAGTTATCGATATAAAACCTTGGCGTTACTGATTGTAGCGATCCTACCTCTTTGGGCCATTGTTCTTTTTTATGTTCTTCCGCTGGTTCGCGACAATATGTATGAAGATCGGAAAGTCGCTATTCGAAGCACGGTTGATATCGCGACAAAAATCATTGAGCACAAGTACGAACTATTTCAAAAGAAAGAAATCACGGAAGATCAAGCGAAAGATCAAGCCCTCGCCGCTATCAAGGCTCTTCGCTATAGTGGCAACGAGTACTTTTGGATTAATGATCTTCACCCTCGCATGATGATGCATCCAATTAAGCCCGAACTCGACGGTAAAGACCTGTCTGATATGAAAGACCCGAACGGTTTTAAACTCTTCGTGGAGTTTGCGCGCATTGGGCAAACAGCAGAGGCTGAAGGCTTTGCCAATTATATGTGGCCCAAGCCAGGTTCGCCTCAACCCGAACCTAAAATCAGTTTCGTTCGTCAGTTCAAACCATGGCAATGGATCGTCGGAAGCGGCGTTTATGTCGATGACGTGGAAAAAGCGGTTGCCACTTTCCGCGATAAAGTTCTTATCGGCTTTTCACTGGCCTTCGTTTTAGCATTTGCACTGTTCTACGTGTTTGCAAGCCGCCTGATGAATTTCTTGGCGCAGACAGTGAGTGAAACAAACACCGCGAGCCAGCAAGTGTTGGAAGCTTCCAATATGCTTTCAACGGCTGGTCAAAATGTCGCTCAAGGAGCGGTGGAGTCGGCTGCACGAATTGAAGAGACGTTGCGTTCAGTGACAGATTTAAATGAAATCGTGAAGGCGAATCAGGATCGCGCAAAGACCGCGGCCGAACTTGCCAAGACTTCCGAAGTTGGAGCTTCTGAAGGTGCTCACGAAGTAAAAAAATTGATCGAGGCCATCACGGTCATGTCCAAAATTTCCGGCGAGATCACTTCCGCAATGGATATTATCGATGACATTGCCTTTCAGACAAATTTGCTCGCCTTAAACGCTGCTGTCGAAGCGGCCCGCGCCGGAGAGCAAGGAAAGGGTTTCGCCGTCGTGGCAGAAGCCGTACGCGGTTTGGCGTTAAAATCTGCGAGCGCGGCTAAAGAAGTAAAAACAGTGATCACAAGCAGTGTTGAACAAACACGCGTGTCTTTGGAACTTGCCGAAAAAAGCGACAAGGTTCTCGATGGCATTGTGAGTTCCGTGCAAAAAGTGACGGTGTTGAATCAAGAGATCTCGGAAACTTCGACTCATCAGTCAGATGGCATCAAAGCCATTCATGAAGCGATGGGATCTTTAGAAAGGCAAACTCAAGCCTTCTCGGCAGCGGCAGAAGAAACTGCCGCAACCTCGGAAGAAATGTCTGCTCAGGCCAACACTCTTCAGCACATGGTGAACAACATGGCTTCTGAAGTGATCGGTAAAAAAGCCGCTTAA
- a CDS encoding murein L,D-transpeptidase catalytic domain family protein, whose translation MFERRIADGRKVFDVFLQQGISREALDLTFRMFDYNVGLIPNTEYAVIVDYSEPSTVKRLYLLHLDYGYVERFYVAHGINSGVLEARSFSNFVDSWKSSLGFYFAQGTYPSKVNGRSLYLEGIDKSNDRAKERAIVLHGASYVSEQFIAQNGRLGWSEGCFAVSLQDRDYLIDVLEKGSLLLSYHKDLMRASRLSPWQQEVSGSEIIPPGVNPRRTSGEGGGGR comes from the coding sequence ATGTTCGAGCGAAGAATTGCCGATGGCCGTAAGGTCTTTGACGTATTCTTACAACAAGGAATCTCTCGGGAAGCCTTAGATCTGACCTTCCGTATGTTTGACTACAATGTGGGCCTGATCCCGAATACTGAGTACGCGGTGATTGTGGACTATTCAGAACCTTCCACCGTCAAACGTCTTTATCTCCTGCATTTAGATTATGGCTATGTCGAAAGATTTTATGTCGCTCATGGCATCAACTCAGGCGTCCTAGAAGCGCGCAGCTTTTCAAACTTTGTCGATTCTTGGAAAAGCTCTTTGGGGTTTTACTTTGCGCAAGGGACTTATCCCAGCAAAGTGAATGGGCGCTCACTATACCTTGAAGGAATTGATAAATCCAATGATCGCGCCAAAGAGCGCGCCATCGTCTTGCATGGTGCCAGCTACGTCAGCGAACAGTTCATCGCACAAAACGGTCGACTGGGATGGAGCGAAGGCTGCTTTGCCGTCAGTCTTCAAGATCGGGACTATTTGATCGATGTTCTAGAGAAGGGAAGTTTGCTTCTGTCTTATCATAAAGACCTCATGAGAGCTTCGCGGCTTTCGCCTTGGCAGCAAGAGGTTTCGGGCTCAGAAATCATCCCGCCAGGAGTAAACCCGAGGCGTACTTCCGGCGAAGGTGGCGGTGGCAGATAA
- a CDS encoding tail fiber domain-containing protein gives MKYPGTFLFIFLFLTAAWAGPNSLTYQGRILRSDGSPLEFNNVSFQFEITSPDGLCVLYREQVNGINMTNSGGVFDVAIGSGTKSFPADASFKLLDAFVNAGSLSCYGSANYNPSYDDIRRLRVQFHDGSGWKVISPDSEIRSVPYAGYSYSATKLGTNSASDFLLKAGIPTCASGTFLSWNGSTLACASVAGASGGTVTDVTSANSYLTIINGTSTPTLTLNVGTAANTVAAGNDPRLSDARIPTGAAGGDLSSTYPNPTVAKIQGVAVSTTAPNTGEYLKYNGVQWLPAVITSSDVSGLAATLSGYVTQSYFSSAVASANCAQHQTMYWEAATNSFKCLSINVSVAGDVSGSIGSVSVDKIKGVALDFSTAPTSGQTLKFNGTSWAPANDNNGGGTITALTGDVTASGSGSVTATVNSVGGSTAANIHSATQAANAATDANTASTIIKRNASGNFTANNANLNSVVLKDSGSNTVTLQAPTTVSTSYSLKFPAAQSGANQLLLNDGAGNLSWTSLSSVGVTNVGVTAPIVNSGTASAPTIGIQQANGSQAGYLSSADWTSFNSKQSATLNSGNIWIGNGSNVATAVTPAGDVTISTAGATLVGKIQGTGVVSTTPTATNNIFKYNGANWAPGFIGVADIRSTAAGNAQFFPTTCSAAQTLNWESATDKYICTNIAIGDSQITYASKAAKTFLAAPTAGGVPSFRTIASSDLPTTGIDGAYINGGNSFGTNATLGVNDAFGLDIETNNVARVSIGSTGKVGVNASGASSQFQVHGTASVQTDYAIATFQDSSNNGLSFGVDTSNGWSWLYSRTAGVSPRPIALFAHNSNQTPDLLVDNGQVGVGTGSPQAPLHVVGNGNGGILIQKSSNDNGGATIVFAKSRGTNTARTAAQSGDRLMGLYGSGAYDATNISNNSAAIQFLAAENFTSTAQGTSIDFGTTPIGGTARQTRMTILPSGQIAVGTITAPAGLLSNTTTNLGDSGTIAAINGNGIGPGGFQWEAAGTGYATTLFNSTNLANAHGLQLYTASSDANVNILYARANGNARFSVKGNGFVGINTPGPREAMEINKGHFFHAGGDLVHFFNSYHNGTQRYGGYGGVAGYTGGIGFSPSTGNLYLMTSNTAGTSDNPTVGVGNHVVLDRNGNLGVGTGSPGYTLHVVGSAGLSSGTAWINASDIRLKNIKGDYEYGLNEILKLHTVRFNYKKGNPLGLPSDHKMTGFIAQEVQKVIPDAVKTRADGYLELNVDPIHWATVNAVQELHGICKQSEEQMKSVDARLQRHDREIASLKEENRLLKQQLEKQSQDLEKIKKKLGLE, from the coding sequence ATGAAATACCCCGGAACGTTTCTCTTCATATTTCTATTTCTTACGGCTGCGTGGGCGGGGCCCAATTCTTTAACTTATCAAGGGCGCATTTTACGTTCCGATGGCTCACCCTTAGAATTTAATAACGTCAGCTTTCAGTTTGAAATCACCAGTCCCGACGGGCTTTGTGTTCTGTACCGCGAACAAGTGAACGGCATCAACATGACGAATTCAGGTGGCGTGTTCGACGTCGCTATTGGCAGCGGCACGAAAAGCTTTCCCGCCGACGCTTCTTTCAAACTTCTGGATGCATTCGTTAATGCCGGATCTTTATCTTGTTACGGAAGTGCCAATTACAATCCGAGCTACGATGACATTCGTCGTCTGCGGGTGCAGTTTCACGATGGTTCTGGTTGGAAAGTTATTTCTCCAGACTCTGAAATTCGCTCGGTGCCTTATGCCGGTTACTCTTATTCGGCGACAAAACTAGGAACAAATAGTGCCTCTGATTTTTTATTAAAGGCCGGAATTCCAACCTGTGCTTCGGGAACATTTTTATCTTGGAATGGTTCCACTTTAGCTTGTGCCAGCGTTGCTGGAGCTAGCGGCGGCACGGTGACGGACGTCACTTCCGCAAACTCCTATTTAACAATCATCAATGGCACTTCAACACCGACACTCACCTTGAACGTCGGAACTGCCGCAAACACCGTGGCTGCGGGAAATGATCCCCGTCTTTCTGATGCGCGTATTCCAACGGGAGCAGCCGGTGGAGATTTAAGTTCCACTTATCCCAACCCCACGGTCGCAAAAATCCAAGGCGTGGCGGTTTCTACAACCGCACCTAACACGGGTGAATACTTAAAGTACAATGGAGTTCAATGGCTTCCTGCCGTGATCACGAGTTCTGATGTTTCAGGATTAGCAGCGACCTTAAGCGGTTATGTTACGCAATCTTATTTTAGCTCGGCGGTTGCAAGTGCGAACTGCGCCCAACATCAAACGATGTATTGGGAGGCCGCAACGAACAGCTTTAAGTGTCTATCTATCAATGTCAGTGTGGCTGGTGATGTCAGTGGTTCCATTGGCTCCGTCAGTGTCGACAAGATCAAAGGCGTTGCTCTTGATTTTTCAACCGCCCCGACATCAGGTCAGACATTGAAATTTAACGGCACAAGTTGGGCTCCTGCGAATGACAATAATGGCGGCGGGACTATCACTGCATTGACTGGCGATGTGACAGCAAGTGGTTCCGGATCTGTTACAGCGACAGTGAATTCCGTTGGTGGTTCAACCGCAGCGAATATTCATAGCGCCACTCAAGCGGCGAACGCGGCAACGGATGCGAATACTGCCTCGACTATTATCAAAAGAAATGCTTCGGGAAACTTTACCGCCAACAACGCCAATTTAAACAGCGTCGTTTTGAAAGATTCTGGCTCAAATACGGTAACGCTTCAAGCTCCGACTACAGTTTCTACTAGCTACTCTCTTAAGTTCCCTGCGGCGCAAAGTGGAGCGAATCAGTTACTTCTGAATGATGGTGCTGGCAATCTTTCTTGGACAAGTTTATCTTCCGTGGGCGTCACTAATGTTGGGGTCACCGCTCCTATCGTAAATTCCGGAACGGCGTCGGCACCGACAATTGGAATTCAACAAGCCAATGGTTCACAAGCGGGCTATCTTTCTAGCGCGGACTGGACAAGCTTCAACAGCAAACAAAGTGCAACCCTCAATTCAGGAAATATTTGGATTGGTAACGGATCTAATGTCGCTACGGCGGTCACACCGGCAGGAGATGTGACGATCTCGACGGCAGGCGCGACTTTAGTTGGAAAAATTCAAGGCACCGGTGTTGTCAGCACAACTCCGACCGCGACAAATAATATCTTTAAATACAACGGCGCAAACTGGGCCCCGGGATTTATCGGTGTCGCTGACATCCGTTCAACCGCAGCCGGTAATGCGCAATTCTTTCCGACGACTTGCAGTGCCGCGCAAACTTTGAATTGGGAATCGGCGACGGATAAATATATTTGTACAAACATTGCCATTGGTGATTCGCAAATCACCTACGCTTCCAAAGCGGCGAAAACATTCTTGGCAGCGCCCACGGCTGGCGGAGTTCCTTCATTTAGAACGATTGCCTCTTCCGACCTTCCCACCACGGGAATTGATGGGGCGTACATCAACGGAGGAAACTCTTTTGGTACAAATGCGACCCTCGGTGTGAATGATGCCTTTGGGTTAGATATTGAAACTAACAACGTGGCTCGTGTTTCCATCGGTAGCACTGGGAAAGTCGGTGTTAATGCTTCAGGCGCCTCTTCTCAGTTTCAAGTTCACGGCACAGCGAGTGTGCAAACAGATTACGCGATTGCGACCTTCCAAGATTCTTCAAATAATGGTTTAAGCTTCGGTGTCGACACGTCAAATGGTTGGAGTTGGTTGTATTCACGCACGGCCGGAGTGTCTCCCCGCCCAATCGCTCTTTTTGCTCACAACTCAAATCAAACGCCGGATCTTTTGGTTGATAACGGGCAAGTCGGTGTTGGTACCGGATCTCCGCAAGCTCCTTTGCATGTTGTCGGAAACGGCAATGGCGGCATTCTTATTCAAAAAAGTTCCAATGATAATGGTGGCGCCACAATTGTTTTTGCCAAATCTCGCGGGACGAACACGGCGCGCACAGCCGCTCAATCGGGCGACCGCTTGATGGGACTTTATGGATCTGGCGCTTACGATGCGACGAACATTTCTAACAACTCCGCAGCCATTCAATTTCTTGCCGCCGAAAATTTCACAAGTACGGCGCAAGGGACGTCAATTGATTTTGGAACGACTCCGATTGGCGGCACGGCTCGACAAACACGAATGACCATTCTTCCGTCTGGCCAGATTGCCGTCGGAACAATCACCGCTCCCGCTGGTCTGTTGTCAAACACTACGACGAATCTAGGTGACTCGGGCACTATTGCGGCTATCAACGGAAATGGCATCGGACCTGGCGGGTTCCAGTGGGAAGCCGCGGGCACCGGATACGCGACGACACTTTTTAACTCGACCAATTTAGCAAATGCTCATGGACTCCAGCTTTACACCGCCTCGAGCGATGCCAACGTGAACATTCTGTATGCTCGCGCCAATGGCAATGCAAGATTTTCTGTCAAAGGAAACGGATTCGTTGGGATTAATACGCCCGGTCCTCGAGAAGCCATGGAAATTAATAAAGGGCACTTCTTCCATGCAGGAGGCGACCTCGTTCACTTCTTCAACTCCTACCACAATGGGACTCAACGTTACGGTGGTTATGGCGGTGTCGCTGGCTATACAGGTGGAATTGGATTCAGCCCTTCTACTGGAAATCTGTACTTAATGACATCAAATACTGCCGGCACCTCAGACAACCCCACCGTGGGAGTGGGCAATCACGTCGTTTTAGACCGGAACGGCAATCTGGGTGTTGGAACAGGCTCTCCGGGTTACACTCTTCACGTCGTAGGATCTGCTGGGTTAAGTTCAGGAACAGCTTGGATTAATGCCTCAGACATCCGATTAAAAAATATTAAAGGCGACTATGAGTACGGATTGAATGAGATTCTGAAATTACACACAGTCCGCTTCAACTATAAAAAAGGAAATCCTTTAGGACTTCCTTCAGATCACAAGATGACAGGCTTCATTGCCCAGGAAGTTCAAAAAGTAATTCCCGATGCCGTGAAAACTCGCGCGGACGGTTATCTTGAGTTGAACGTCGATCCCATTCACTGGGCGACAGTCAACGCCGTTCAAGAACTTCATGGCATTTGCAAACAATCTGAAGAACAAATGAAATCAGTGGATGCCCGCTTGCAACGTCATGATCGCGAGATTGCTTCTTTAAAAGAAGAAAATCGTCTGTTGAAACAACAACTGGAAAAACAAAGCCAAGACTTGGAAAAAATCAAAAAGAAGTTAGGCCTTGAATAG
- a CDS encoding helix-turn-helix domain-containing protein, whose translation MSQIDQFLNSLKRALKAKNVLYRDLAKPLGLSESSVKRILSNKSLSLERLEEICRVADISFSEVVKSANLEEANQAVTLSDEQEKALAENARLLHYFMMLQEGKTPQKIERDYQIASSESKKYLFQLDRLNLIELHPRDKVKFKRQGFLRFRRDGPVGKALFDQTKTSYLSYDFRPEDYIRFSFLKISPPALAKYKAKLERILLEMQEESRFEGEHNVPVQDTGVLLSFRPWQYSYMGAIKKKDGKED comes from the coding sequence ATGTCACAGATTGACCAGTTTTTAAACTCACTGAAACGCGCCTTAAAAGCGAAGAATGTTCTATATCGTGATTTAGCGAAACCCTTAGGTTTGAGCGAATCTAGCGTGAAGCGCATTCTTTCCAATAAGAGTTTAAGCCTTGAGCGACTAGAAGAAATCTGTCGCGTGGCTGATATCAGCTTTTCCGAAGTCGTGAAATCGGCCAACTTGGAAGAGGCGAATCAGGCCGTCACACTTTCAGATGAGCAAGAAAAGGCTCTTGCCGAAAATGCGCGCCTTTTGCATTACTTCATGATGTTGCAAGAGGGGAAGACTCCACAAAAGATTGAGCGCGATTATCAAATCGCCAGTTCCGAATCAAAAAAATATCTTTTTCAGTTGGATCGACTGAATCTGATTGAACTTCATCCTCGAGACAAAGTGAAATTCAAACGCCAAGGCTTTCTGCGCTTCCGTCGTGATGGGCCGGTGGGTAAGGCTTTGTTCGATCAAACCAAGACAAGTTATTTGAGTTATGATTTCCGGCCTGAGGACTACATTCGCTTCTCGTTTTTAAAGATCAGTCCTCCGGCGTTAGCCAAGTATAAAGCAAAACTCGAACGTATTTTGTTAGAGATGCAAGAAGAGTCTCGCTTTGAAGGAGAACACAACGTCCCTGTGCAAGACACAGGTGTGTTGTTGTCTTTCCGTCCTTGGCAGTATTCCTATATGGGTGCAATTAAGAAGAAAGACGGCAAAGAAGATTAG
- a CDS encoding ABC transporter ATP-binding protein — protein MIFLLITNALDGIYPLIMKTAIDQIETKVPLDDIGKTCAMFFAVMAGLAISRYGWRAHFGRFHTFAAEHIRQKLFRHVTSLGPNFFHKNQVGELMSLLTNDVQSFRQAIGPGLLILADGIIIIGVVLPIMISLNWEWTWKTLVFLPIVPFLIWRVMRLIHSNYKTQQDRFSELTGVAQETVGGIRVIKSFAQEDNRTTLFNSVSSAFEKACNKVARIDAFFIPVMEFGVTSGSVILLFVARDDIYSGAVTIGTFVAFHRYIQKMVWPMTALGMGFSYFQKGYASFDRIKDVLQTETDIPDLGKHELTSFRSLEFRNVSYKHKGSSVYVLKNVSFTLNAGESLGIMGPVGAGKTTILNLLSRMYPLEEGQILINGHPIEDITQESLRRTFLLVPQEAFLFSESISDNVSFGLKARAADEDIVRMTEVVDLTTEIESLPHKFESQLGERGVNLSGGQKQRLTIARGLIMRTPVLVLDDSLSAVDTQTEKAIEAELSKSHSTMSRIIVAHRLSSLKAVNKLLILKDGQVEALGTYSDVLEKSPTFQKIVQIQGKGDHHE, from the coding sequence ATGATTTTTTTGCTTATCACGAATGCCCTTGATGGAATTTATCCATTGATCATGAAAACGGCGATTGATCAAATCGAAACCAAAGTTCCTTTGGACGACATCGGTAAAACATGCGCCATGTTTTTCGCTGTAATGGCAGGCCTTGCTATCAGCCGTTATGGCTGGCGCGCTCACTTTGGAAGGTTTCACACGTTTGCGGCCGAACACATTCGTCAAAAACTTTTCCGCCACGTCACCTCTTTAGGACCGAACTTCTTTCACAAAAATCAAGTCGGCGAATTGATGAGCCTTCTGACCAACGACGTTCAATCTTTCCGCCAAGCCATCGGCCCCGGCCTTTTGATTCTGGCTGACGGTATCATCATCATCGGCGTGGTCTTACCGATTATGATTTCTTTAAACTGGGAATGGACTTGGAAAACTTTGGTATTCCTGCCGATCGTTCCGTTTTTGATCTGGCGAGTGATGCGCCTGATCCATTCTAACTATAAAACTCAGCAAGATCGTTTTTCTGAGTTGACCGGTGTTGCTCAGGAAACTGTGGGCGGCATTCGAGTTATCAAAAGTTTTGCTCAAGAGGACAATCGCACGACACTCTTTAACAGTGTTAGCTCGGCCTTTGAAAAAGCTTGCAACAAAGTCGCCCGTATTGATGCTTTCTTTATTCCGGTGATGGAATTTGGAGTCACCTCAGGAAGTGTGATTCTGCTTTTTGTCGCTCGAGATGATATTTATTCCGGCGCCGTGACTATCGGAACCTTCGTCGCTTTTCATCGTTATATTCAAAAGATGGTGTGGCCGATGACGGCATTGGGTATGGGTTTTTCATACTTCCAAAAGGGTTATGCTTCTTTCGATCGCATCAAAGATGTTCTGCAAACAGAAACGGACATTCCCGATCTTGGAAAGCACGAACTGACTTCATTTAGATCTTTAGAATTTAGAAACGTTTCTTATAAACACAAGGGCAGCTCGGTCTATGTTCTAAAAAATGTGTCTTTCACACTGAATGCCGGTGAATCCTTAGGAATTATGGGACCTGTCGGCGCCGGTAAAACTACGATTTTGAATTTACTCTCGCGCATGTATCCTCTGGAAGAGGGCCAGATCTTGATCAATGGTCACCCTATTGAGGACATCACTCAGGAATCCTTAAGAAGAACCTTCCTGCTTGTACCGCAAGAGGCCTTTCTATTTAGCGAAAGCATTTCGGACAATGTCAGTTTTGGTCTAAAAGCGCGCGCCGCCGATGAAGACATCGTTCGCATGACGGAGGTCGTAGATTTAACAACAGAGATTGAATCACTGCCTCATAAATTTGAATCGCAATTAGGAGAGCGCGGAGTGAATCTTTCAGGCGGCCAAAAACAACGCCTTACGATCGCTCGTGGACTGATTATGAGGACGCCGGTTCTGGTCCTGGATGACTCATTAAGCGCCGTCGACACGCAGACAGAAAAAGCTATCGAAGCAGAATTAAGCAAAAGTCATTCAACCATGAGTCGTATTATCGTCGCTCACCGTCTTTCATCTTTGAAAGCCGTGAATAAACTTTTGATTCTAAAAGACGGGCAAGTGGAAGCTTTGGGTACTTACAGTGATGTTTTAGAAAAAAGTCCGACGTTCCAAAAAATTGTGCAGATTCAAGGAAAGGGGGATCATCATGAGTGA
- a CDS encoding ABC transporter ATP-binding protein: protein MSENFMHEDLVKTKITYPELFRRLWPYARKEKLLLFSAIAAVAGGAAVARMVPFLVGYAIDHGVKEKDYSVFINVAYAYLALEVCRSIFSFGNVYLFQRFGNRMLFHLREDLMSHVQRLPLQFFNKTPTGRIVTRLTNDVMSLGELFSEGVIAVFTQSVVIVSVVVALSLISWKLTLVSLILAPFFIGASIYLSNRIREILREQKKKLSLINAFLAENLNGIKVVQLYNRVTRNRELFGALSTDYRDTNMRSIRAYALMQPIMNLFNATTITSALYFGGLLSAQNSIAIGSLVAFLMNIQDFIPPLREILEKYQQFQNSLTSAERIFTLMDEKKEFELDNLHSPKVVQGDIEIRNLTFQYEPELPAVLKNISLHIKAGESIALVGRTGSGKSTFISLLQRFYDAPEKSIYVDGVALERIARHEIRHHVGVVQQDNFIFRGTIRDNIGLGDPKVTDEQIQRACEKTGYMSLLVRTGRDLSSPVDERGANLSVGERQLIAFARILAFNPDILILDEATANIDSESEHIIQEATKEITKGRTSIIIAHRLSTIEQCDRIVVLNQGEVAEVGSHAELMKAQGLYYQFASLGLKSTLMDASAAGTAEP, encoded by the coding sequence ATGAGTGAGAATTTCATGCATGAAGATCTGGTTAAGACCAAGATCACCTACCCTGAACTGTTCCGTCGTTTGTGGCCTTATGCTCGTAAAGAGAAGCTTTTGTTATTTTCAGCCATCGCGGCTGTTGCCGGTGGTGCCGCCGTGGCCCGCATGGTTCCGTTCTTAGTGGGCTATGCGATCGATCACGGTGTTAAAGAAAAAGACTATAGCGTCTTTATCAATGTCGCCTACGCTTATTTGGCTTTGGAAGTCTGCCGCTCGATTTTCTCTTTCGGAAACGTGTACCTGTTCCAGCGTTTTGGAAATCGCATGCTCTTTCACTTGCGTGAAGATCTTATGTCGCATGTCCAACGCTTGCCACTGCAGTTCTTTAATAAAACTCCCACCGGCCGGATTGTGACACGTCTTACGAATGATGTGATGTCTTTAGGGGAACTTTTCTCTGAAGGTGTGATCGCCGTCTTTACTCAAAGCGTGGTGATTGTTTCAGTCGTAGTGGCGCTTTCTTTGATTTCTTGGAAACTGACTTTGGTGTCCTTGATCCTAGCTCCATTTTTTATTGGTGCTTCGATTTACTTGAGCAATCGCATTCGCGAAATCCTGCGTGAACAAAAGAAGAAACTTTCTTTGATCAATGCTTTCTTAGCGGAAAATCTAAACGGCATCAAAGTCGTTCAGCTGTACAATCGTGTGACCCGCAATCGGGAGCTGTTCGGAGCGCTTTCTACCGATTACCGTGATACAAACATGCGTTCCATCCGCGCTTATGCGCTGATGCAACCGATTATGAATCTGTTTAATGCAACGACAATCACTTCTGCATTGTATTTTGGCGGCTTGTTAAGTGCGCAGAACTCGATCGCGATTGGATCTTTGGTGGCCTTCTTGATGAATATCCAGGACTTCATTCCGCCTCTGCGCGAAATCTTAGAGAAGTACCAGCAGTTCCAAAACTCATTAACCAGCGCCGAACGTATTTTCACATTGATGGATGAAAAGAAAGAGTTCGAACTGGACAATCTTCACAGTCCGAAAGTGGTTCAAGGCGATATTGAAATTCGTAATCTGACATTCCAATATGAGCCTGAACTTCCGGCCGTGTTAAAGAATATCTCTTTACACATCAAAGCCGGTGAATCCATCGCCTTGGTGGGACGCACAGGAAGTGGCAAATCTACTTTTATTTCTTTGCTTCAGCGCTTTTATGACGCTCCAGAAAAGTCGATTTATGTCGATGGCGTTGCTTTAGAGCGTATCGCCCGTCATGAAATCCGCCATCACGTCGGCGTCGTACAACAGGACAATTTTATCTTCCGTGGCACCATTCGCGACAATATTGGTTTAGGTGATCCAAAGGTGACGGACGAGCAGATTCAAAGAGCCTGCGAAAAAACCGGCTATATGTCGCTGCTTGTGCGCACCGGGCGCGATCTTTCAAGTCCTGTGGATGAACGCGGCGCCAATCTTTCTGTCGGCGAAAGACAGCTTATTGCTTTTGCCCGAATTCTGGCATTCAACCCCGATATTCTTATCTTAGATGAAGCGACCGCAAACATTGATTCTGAAAGTGAACACATCATTCAGGAAGCGACGAAAGAGATCACCAAAGGCCGCACGAGCATTATCATTGCTCACCGTCTTTCAACGATTGAGCAGTGCGATCGCATTGTTGTTTTGAATCAGGGCGAAGTGGCCGAGGTGGGCTCTCATGCAGAATTGATGAAAGCCCAAGGACTGTATTATCAGTTTGCTTCTTTAGGTTTGAAGTCCACTTTGATGGATGCATCCGCTGCTGGCACCGCGGAACCATAG